The genomic stretch ACCATTCCTGCTGACGGTCAGCAGGCAGGGATGCACACCCCCATTCCCGCTCGGGAGGCGGCTCCTCAAGATGTCTCCAAGGATCCCAGGAGACCCCCAGTGTCGGGAGTTGCTTGGGATGCCACGAGGCTGAGGGGCCCCTGGAGCAGGGCGCGGTCCTGAGTGTTCTAGGGCGTCCGGGGGCCCACCCTGGACCGACGGGCAGGTGGCAGACACCCCCCGGGGGGGTCCGACGTGCCGCCGCCGCACACAGAAGCAGAGACACCTTTACTGGCGAGCCTTACGTTCACAGTTTATTAGCTGATCAACCTCAACATGCAAAAATAAGCGCTGAGTACAAACCTCTACCGTACGGTTTCATGTGAACTACAACAGTTCGTCCGATTTGAAAAGTCATTGGTGGTTACTTCAACTGAACTACTGGCTTCTGTAATGAATAGTGTTTAGAGCTAGAGTCACTGAGCCGTCGGCAAGGCCTCTGCAGACACCGGTCCAGTGGGTTTCCACGAGATACATTCTCAGGCAGGAGACGAGGCGGCAGGAGTGGCGTGACACTGAGCCTACAGGGCTGAACGCGGGCCCTCGGGTGCGGCCTCGGGCGGGCGGCGGTCCTGGAGGCCAGCGCCGCCTGCAGCCGCGGTGCCGGCGTCTTGGCAGCAGCTCCAGAGGAGTGACAGGGTCCCTCGTGGCACCAAGTCACCACAGGTCAGCCTGGCGTGGCCACTGCCGCTCCCGGGCCATGGCCGAGGACCAGTCCGCCCGGCGGCTCCTTGTCAGCAGAAGGGCAGGGGCTGTGAGAACACGCGGAAGGAATCCGTTCCTGTTGTGAAAGGTTCCAGCCTCCCTCCGCGTGGTCAGTCTGTAAAGAAGCTTCTCTGAAAGCTGAAGCACTTCAGAAGCATCAACAGCTGACGTGTTTCAAACCCGAGTCCGCGCGTGTTCAGTCTCTCCTCTTCCCAGGAGTGTTGTCGTTGCTCAGATCTTTGGTCGCAGAAACAGAAAGGCAGGTCGGCGGGGCCTGAGGCCGCTCCGCGAAGTGGCCCTACATGATGTACACCTTCTCGGCCTGGGAGAAGTGGAAGACCTCTTTGGTTCTCGGGCAGACGACCTTATCATCCTGCCGGATAGAGAGCAGGGACTGAAAAGAAAGACCAGGCGCGTTAGGAAGGGCCAATCCAGGCTACATCAATGTTTATGAGAAGCCCAGAGAACTGACTCTCAGGAAACAAATCGCTTCACTTCACGAAAGTCGCTTTCTGCAGGCACCCCTGCCAGGAAGTCCTGAGCTTTCTCCACTGCCCCCAACCCGCCTTGCAAAGGACAGCTCAGGCCCCAAACCCCGGGGCGctcggccccggccccggccccgcccccggccctcaCGTTGTAGCCGTAGACGTAGCCGTTGGGCAGCATCATGGGCGGGTTGTTCTCATTCATGACATCTCCCGAGATCTTGCAGACGAGGCGCGAATTGGCGCAGTGCGCCATGGGTAGGGGCTGCGCCAGCTTGTTCAGCGAGCGGCTGCACACCGGGCAGTCGGGGCTCCGCGAGCTGCCGTCCTCCTTGTAGCACTGCCTGTGCATGGGTTAAGGAGGGCGGGCCAGCCAAGGTCCCAGGATCCCGAGCACCCCGAGGAGGCTGCTGAGCATTACGGTCCCTCTCTGGGCACGGGAGCCCTCCTGGCACTGTCTCAACACTGGGGCTGCAATGCAATTAAGGCACggtctggggggcggggggcactggggggcagggggcactgCAGAAGTTTCAAGGACAGGGGCTAAGGCTGGTAAGGAGCGGGGTCTGGACGCCAGCCCCGCACTAGAAGGGTCACGTGGGGAGCACTCCCGCAGAGAAGGATACGGCGTCTTTATGGCGGAGAGGCCGGCCTGCAGGGTGAGGGTGAACACGGAGTTGTTTCCCAGCTGGTGCAGCCGGTAGTTGTCGTACCGGAACTGCTGGATCAGCATCCGCCACCGCGCCGGGTCCAGCAGGTCCTGGAAGAAGCGGGGCAGAATCGATAACAGGAAACAAACAAGCTTAAAGTCTCTTCTCTGCAGATGCAAAATGAGAGCCACCCGGCTCAGCCACGCACCGGCGCCCAGAGGGCAGCCTCGACTTCCGCCCGCAGCCAGGCCACGGCTGACTCCCTTTCTGGGACGTTGACTCGATCCGAGCCTATGCTGATGCTCCGGAGTGTGGGTCCTGTGGCCCGGAGGCAAGTCAAGGACTCGCGGCTGGGAGGAAAGCCACTcagtgagcaagctccagagccTCTTGCTGAGGGCGTTAAGGTTTGCAAGGAGAAGCCTTATTCCAGGGGACAGCTTAGCAGAATAGAAAgttaaacctaaccctaaccctaaaaccACCCAGGTTTAGACTCAagaaggggtgggggcagggagggaggggaaggcagaggttCTGTGAGCCCCTCAGAGCCCAGGCACAGGGCTCACATCACACTCCGAACATTTAAAAAAGGGTTTTAACATGTCTTTTATCCAACAGTCCATGGTGAAGGAGGACCGCCCCTAGGGGCTGCCGCGCCCAGCACCAGCTGTGAGCCCTGCAGTGTCTGCTACAGCCCTCTCAAAACAAAGCCCTTTGTCCATTCCCACCGTGACCCATCTGGACATGTCTGTGACCTCTTGCCACGAGGGACGAAGGCATCGCTCCCTTGATGAGGCGGCTCCAGCACGTCAGGAACGCCTGGTCCCCTGCTCCTGCTTCCAGGACGGCCGTCCCAGCTGTTTCCGAGCTCCCTGCAcctgagaccccccccccccccacctgcgCGGGGTCACGGCTCTCCCGTCACCCAGACCTTCTCTTCGGAGCCAGGTAACCTGCCAGACCAGCCttcctgggccataaagaaggctgagcgtggaagagctgatgcttctgaactggggtgctggagaagactcttgagagtcccctggactgcaagaagatccaaccagtccatcctaaaggaaaccagtcctgaatattcactggaaggactgatgctgaagctgaaactccagtactttggccacctgatgcaaagaactgactcactggaaaagaccctgatgctgggaaagactgaaggtaggaggagaaggggacgacagagaattacatggttgaatggcatcaccaactcgataaacgtgagtttgagcaagctccgggagttggtgatggacagggaggccttgcgtgctgcagtccatggggtcgcagagtcggacatgtctgagtgactgaactgaacctgccaGACCAACTTTAACAGCCAAAGGTTGTCCTGTCTCAGTCGGTGGAGAACTCTGCCCAGGGGAGGGGAAGCCCGCCCCGGGGTCTATTCTGAGGCTCGGTCCCTCTGGATCCAACAGCAGTGAGGACGTCACTGCCTAGCTCTTTACAGCTGCTGCGAGGCCTCACCAAGGAGTAAAGAGATCTGCTCCACACCCTCCTGAGCTGGGCACCTCATCCCCAAGGGCAGCTGGCCTTTGCTGCACTTTGAAGAGAAAACGCTGTGAGTTAAAATCTGAGTTTAGACCTGAAgatctttgtgacctgatgatTTATTATATTCCCAAACACCAAAGAAAGCGTGAATTCAGTTGGGAAGAAGCTTCCAGCAGCTTTCCAAAGGACCTGCAGGCACTCTGGGCGGTGGGGGCTGGGTCTGCCCAGAGGCTCCCACAGACACTGAGGGGCAGCGGGGCTGCAGGGAAACACTCGGCCTTGGACAGAGGCCAGCTTCACGGCCCAGAGGACACGGTGGTCCACCACCCAAGGGTTTTACTCTCTCCCCCACAAGTACACCGCTGAAACACTGAGGCCCCAAGTGATGGTCGGGAGAGGCCCTCTGGGAGGGAAAGAGGTCACGGGCAGGGGGCTCACGAACAGGATTGCTATCCTTCTAAGAAGATCCCCAGAGAGCTCCCGACCCAGCGGACTCCACCACGGGAGGACCCAGCGGAAGTCGTGCCTCAGGCTGGcacctgaccttggacttccagcctgcCGAGCCCTGAGCAGTGCACCCTGCTGTTCACAGCCTGGTCTGTGGTGTGGGGGCTGCAGCTGCCAGAAGGGACTAGCCCAGAGAACGGCTGCCAGGAGTGGACGCGGTGGCGACAAGCGCCTGAACCCGGGGGTGGGGCTTCACCACCCGGGGCAGCAGCTAGGCCGACAGGATGGGCCACTGAGAACGAGGGCTCAGGGAGAGAAGAGCGTGGCGGAGCGCACCCCCGTCTCTGCAGAGGCCTGAGAGCTGTGCACCATCAAAGGCCACTGTGATGAGACCTCAGACCCGACGAGGACTGAGTTACTGGGAACTGGAGCAAAGGCTCCTGGTTACAAAGGGTGGCGAGCCTGGCAGAGGTGTGCTCGTGGACGGGGCTGCGGGTGACGAGTCTAGCACCCGGCTGAAGCCGTCTGTGGGCAGAGTGGTGAAGGTGGGGCCGGGCTTCTCTTGGGGGTttatcctgggggtgggggggtgaggggAGACGAGCCCAGTGATCCTGATGCAGGGAGGAGAGCGCAGGGCGGGAGCAGGTGAGCTCAGCAAGGACGCCAGCCGGGCCTCGCAGAGGCCAGGCCTGTCCAGCCTGGACCAGGCCTCCAGAGGAGTGAGCAGGCACTCGGAACTGCCCTTTCCAGCTGAAGTACTTTAGGAGCTGTTCTGATCAAAGATTTTGCCAGCAAAATGGGAACAAGATGGGAAAGAAAGCCTGGGTGGTGTGCGGGCCACCCTGGTCAGCGGCAGTGACTGCAGGCCCAGCCCAACCCCACGCCCAGGGCACGCCGTACCTTGTAGGGGGAGATGTGCGTGTCCGGCGGGAAGGCCAGCATGCCCATGACCTGGCGGACCTCGTCCAGCTGGCTCCCCTCGGCCTGGCTGAAGTGCTTCCTCGCGTGTCTGGAAAGGCACAGCGCCACCTGGAGACGCCCGCGCCCCCACAGCCCCGCCCCGGCGCCGGCTGCGCCTGCCCACACCTGGCCCAGGGGCGGCCCGGGGGCCTGCCCCGCACGCTCGGGGGCCCCACCTCACCGCGTCCAGCCTCTTGTTCTGGCGGATGAGCTCAATGAACTCCTGGATCCTCAGGCTAAACTCCAGGCAGCTCTGAGGGTGAAGACAAGACAAGGGTCAGCTTAGCCAGGCTCACCTGAAGCTGTGTCCCGGCTCGAAGCTGCACGCACTGCTGCAGGAGCTCGGCACTGCCAGGGAGGCAGGGCTGCTGCTGAAATCCTAATTTCAACCTGCAGCCAATACTTGCTGGGTCCTGACAGGCCATGGCCTGGCCCCAGCCCACATCTCTCAGGGCCAGGCCAGGGAGGGCCGAGCGGACATGGGGTGAGGAGCAGCAGGGGTGCTCCCAAGCCGCAGCTGGCTGCACAGACACGACAGCCTGGTCAGCAGAGTCAGCACAGCGCCTCACGACCCCCTCCTACCAGCAGGTCTCCTCTTTCCAGCCCTGGGCCACACCGAGGGCTCTGGGGAACAGAGACCTGCATGAGGACCCTCACAGTGTGGACCACAGCGACTCTGGGAACGAGTTAGCTCAGAGGCCCTGGGTGGGCGGGGCCTCGGCACGTGGCCAGGACCGGGCGAAGATGGCAGAGGTGAGCAACCAGGTCAGGGCCGGCTCCTGGAAGAGCCCAGATCGTGCTGCGGGTGCGAGGGCCCCGGGGCTGGGGCTGCTGTGCTGGGAGGCGGCCGTGGCCCAGCTCCATCTGGGAGGCTTCTGTTCCAAGGCTCTACAGGAGACCCCGGGGGATGCTGATACGGCCGCATCAGTGGGGTAGCTTGTAAGGAGCCCAAGCGAACTTTGAAACCTTAGCAGTATCAACCCAATTTGGGCTAAAACTCCTGCAGCTAGGGTATAGGGCAAGCAGGCAAAATTAACTTTTGTGATCTAAGATGGAAAAACTGGATTATTTTACCACAAAACTAAGACCATATAACATCTTCAACACAGCTTCAGAAAACACCCAGTGTTTACACCCAGAAACGGAGCATGTGGAGCGCACGGCACGGAGGCGACCTCAGGGCCTCCGCTCAGCCGCCCACAGTGCCCAGGCCCCGAGACGGTGTCAACACTGCCCTGTGCCTGCCGCTTCCACAAGTATGCCAACCTCGTGACTtgctccctgccccccagcctgGTGTACACACTGCTTCTGCGGAGGTGCCTGGGCtggaggggccctgggagggCACCCTGCACAAGCCCCGGGCCCGGCGCCAGGTGTACCAAGTGGCGCGCAGGCTGGCTTGACTGCAGACCGTGGCGCTGGCGCCGGGCACGGCAGAGGTGCAGAGCCACTCACCTGGCACCCACACATCCACTCCGCAGGGGCTCAGAAAAGGTGGTCTGCCTCCCTGCCCaagccttcctccccaccctgtgCGGGGCACTGCGCCCTGGGCAGCAGTCTGTCCTGACCCCACATGGGTGGGGCAGGGCGAGGGTGGCGTGGCAGGCACCGCATAAACCAGTGAAGAAAATCCCAGCCCCTTTCAGAGGCCAGAGGAGCACGGCTGAGCCGGGGACGGAGGGGAGGGGCGCTGCCTGCCTCCCAGGGAACGATGACCACTTCCATGTGGGGCTCCCGGCCGCGGAGCGTTACCACTAAACCCTAGGTCAGCTCTACAGAACCGCCCCGTGGAAATGTGTCTCCCCGTTTACGGTGGTTCTCTGCTCTCCGAGTTAACCCTCAGACAGTCCCGAGAGGGCAGGCACGAGCGGGCGTCCAGACCGGACAAGGACTGCCACCACCCAGTGAGCACATGGCAAGCGGCCTGAGAGGCTCTGCGCACTCCCGCTCACGGCCCCACTGAGGCTGCAGACGCAGTGCGCACGGGCCCCTCGCCGGCCTGCCGTGTCCAAGACCCGCCTCAACTCAGGAGACTTCTGCGGGCTGCACTCACTCCTTTGGAGGCATTTTCAACGACAGGAAACGTGGGTCTCAAAGTTTCTTTTCTCGTTTAGAGCCTTAGCACAGGTCTGAGGGGCCCCCGGCATCTGGCATGGGGCCCCTgactccccgcccccagcctgcACGTGTGATCTAGTACCGGCGCTCACGTGTGCCCACAAGGGGACAAGCTGGACAGAGCCTGCACACCGGCTTGTGTTCAGTGGAGCTCTGCACTGAGCGCATTCTGGCGCCCCCTCAGCCTCCGGGTGCACTTCCGGACAGCTACTTATGCTCCCTCCGGGTACGTGGCGAGACCACAGGAGCGCGCCCTGGCGGGCTCGCCCCGCCAGCCCACCCCCGGCAGGCAGGTGCAAGGCTCCCCGCTGCGACCCGACCCCCGTGGCGTGCCTGGCCAAGCAGCAGTGTTCTCGGGGAGGGAGCAGGGCTTGCAGAAACTGCCTGTTGCACCGGAGGCGTTTTCCTTCTGCCCTGGTTCCCGCCGAGCGCACAGCCGTGGGGGTGGAGCAGAGCGCGGGCGCGTGTTACATACCAATTCTGGCTTTCCTTTTATGGATTCCATACCAAGATCCTCACTCTCTTTAGGGGAGCCACTGGCCACTCTACTTTTCCGTCCCGTCTTCGCGTCGTGCTCGCTTTGGCGGCCCTGAGTGGCAGAGAGTGTCACCCTTGGCTGGTGACTCTGTGCACACGACAGGCTCAGCGGGGCGGGGTCAAAGgcgctcagtttagttcagtttttCTAACAGAGGCAGGAAAGGTCAATACAATCAAGCATTCCTGAAAGCCCTACGGCGCTGACACCTTTCAGGAAACAAGTTTAAATCCTGCAATTTATGTTTAAGTGTCTATTTTTTAAGCTGCTTCTGGGTCTCAAGAAAGGCTGTATTTGAGAATATCCCAGCCTGGAACTCTGCACCCTCAGAGGCGGGCATCCACTCCTCGAAGGGTGCCTTCCAGGGTCAGTGAGTGGGTGGGTAGGAGCTGGGCCCACCCGGCTCCAATCCCCGGCAGCACATGCGTGGGCCACACCACGTGCCTTCAGAACTTCACTCAACATCTGGCCAAACCATAATGCAGAGAGTGCTTTCCCTAAAACCCAACACCACCCTCTCATATAACAACCCCAAACCCGCACCAAACCCAACAACGGGGACGGATGCATCCACACAACTCCGAAACGACAGGCTCCGGCGCAGCTGGCGCCGCCCCTCCCGACTCGGCAAGCTCCGCCCAGGCACGACCCGCCCCCTCCTGGAGCCCCGCCCCGGCGCAGCCCTCGCACCTTCATCTTGCGCAGCCGGGACTTGTTGTCATGGCACCAGGCCAGGCAGGTGGCGGTCTCGCGCCTCTCCAGGGACTCCTCCACCTCTTTGGCAGTCAGGAACATCTCGATGTTCACTAAATCCTGCAGTGAAGGGAGCCCTGGCTCAGAGCACTGGACCCCGGACCCGCCCGAGGCTGCACGGACACGGCGCCCGGCAGCTGGCACCCTGCGCCTCCTCTCAGGCGAACATCCTCTCCGGCGCTGGGACACCGCGCCGCGGGCCGGGTCTGCACAGCGCGCGGGCCAGGTGACAGCCCAGGTCCTGCCAGAACCTGGGGCCCCACGAGCTCTCACAGGGCCCACATACGGAGATCCCGGCGGTCCACACTCGCAGTTTCTACGCGTTTTACTCTGCAGATTGATTTCAAGTTTAGGCTTTTGAGAAAGGGCAGCTGGGGGGCCGCACGTCTCTCGCCTCTGCGGTCCGCTTCTCTCCCACCCCGAGGCGTGCAATCTGTGCGGGCCAGCCCAGTGCCGCCgagctggaggagcccagcagagCCAGGGACCCACAGGAGCGAGCCCAGCCACTCGAGTGCACACCCGCCAAGTTGAGGGGGCGCTGTGGTGCCAGGAAGTGCGGGAGAGAGGAAGCGCGGGGCCCAAGCAAGAGGCTGGAGTAGCCTGGGAGAAGGACCTCCCTGGCCACGCTGGGCAGGTAATGGACGTTCCGACATGACAAATGAGGGGTCGCCGTAAGATTTCGGAAAGGGAGTCTCTCTTCCCTCAGGCGCAGACTGACCAGGCCATTTTCTGTCAGCGGGCGGAGGGACACCAAGCACACAGCGACCCCGGACCCCCGCGTCTCCAGAGCCTCCACTTCGGCCTCGCGGCCACTCGGACCGCAGAGCATGGGGCAGGACACCGCCTCGCCCGCGCGCTCTCGGCCAAGGCGCGCCGCGCAGAGCAGCTCGGAGCGCACCAGGCCGAGCTCCGTGCGAGCTATGCTGCAGAGAGACGCAGAGCCCTACCGGTGAACGCAGCGCGAGGACGGGCTGCCTGCTCCACGCCGAGACAGAGCCAGTGGAAGCGCACGGCCAGTGAAGCTGCCGCGAAGCCAGGCACTGACAGCGAAACTAACAAGAGGCTCCACCCGCGGCCCCGGGAGGGGCAGTGGCAGATGCTGGCAGATGCTAGGGCCTGCAGGACGCGCCCCCAACCGCCCCAGCCTGACCCCTCCTCGGCTCCACGTCCTGACTGCCGGACAGAGCAGGACGCGGTCAGAGAGGGCTGGAGCGTGGCTGGGCCAGCTCCGGACTCCAAGCCTTCCCGCCAAGGCCCCTGCTCCGCGCAGCTGCTCTCCTGCTTCTCCCTGAGCACGGGGTTCAGGGGAGGAAGTGGCCTGTGGCTGTGCAGCCGAGACTCGCTAGTCCGGCCCTCGCGCACGGCCCTTCCTACAGCGGGGCTGCAAGGCTTCCAGCCGCGGCCGCGCCCCGCCCTCCCGACAGAGGGGGCTGCGCTCTGCGGCTCCCTTGGCTGTCTCTCCACGGCCTCCTTTTTCCGGAACGTTTCCCGCTAGGCCAAGGCCAGGCTGTCTTCCTTCTCTCCCGTGCCCCATCCTCCCCAGGCCTTGACTCCCAGGCGGTGGCCTCTCCCGCCCACACCCCTGGAGTCTAGCCTTTCCCAGCCTCTCCCGTTCCTGTGGACAGTCCTCTGATGACCGTGGACCCTGGGCTGTGGGAGCCACGGTAAAAATGTTACACCAGCCAGCCGAGAGTGAGCCAGTGAGCGAGCACCGCCCACGGCCCCTCCCGGGAGGCGCCACCAGGGAGGCGGCTAACAGGGGGCCTCGGCTGACCCCATCAGGCCTGCTGCCCGCCACAGCCCCAGCACGGCCTGGGCGCCCTTCCCTCTTCACAGTGTCTTtggatgaggaggaggagcccCAGCGCTACAGCCTGTTCCTGGGAGGCCTTGCCCACCCCAAGGCCAGGAGGGTgccctcctgtgtctgctgcagaAAGCAAGCTCCTTTCTGTGCTCAGTGTGAGGCTGGGGGCTCCACGGGGAAACCCCTTCTGGGACTGGCTCCGAGACATTCATGCCAACTGACCTTCTGGGGCCCCTGCCCGGCCCCCACTGCAGACGGGTGACCACCGGCCCCTGCCTGCCCCCCGCTGCTCCTCTCGGCACCTCTGCAGATGGCTCACCTTCACTGCCATCTGGTCTGGCTTCGCGCTTCCCCCCATGGTGCACACCTGGGGGCCAGGAGGCACAGGGAGCTTGGGCATCACCAGCCAGCGAGGGTGGGTGAGCCTGGCCATGCCCTTGCAGGTGCAGGGGTGGGTGCAGGAGTGAAACCTGACCGATGGACAAGCTGTGCCGAGGTGAGGCAGGCAGAGCCTGTGGTGAGGCGGAAGCTGGCATGGTGGGTGGGGGACTGGGCGCTGGGGACTCCTGGGCACCAAGCTGAGACTGGTAGCTCTGCCATCCACAGCAGGAGCCTGGGCCCGGGCACGCCCAGCTCGAGGAGCTGCCCGGGGCTGGGGTGCAAGCGGGAGGATGCCCACCCCCGACCCCCCTACGAGTGTATCAGCCACGTTGGAGGAAAGGCCTGGAGCTGTAACTAGGTGAGGACAGGAGCCCATGGGAAGCAGCTGGGCTGGGCACGCTGCTGGAGACCCTAGGCACCTCCTGGGACGAGAGCAGGGTCACACCACATTCGGAGCCACCAGGGCTGAGCCCCGTCAGCCCAAGGTGGGAGCCACGCACACTGGATGGGGATGGGGTTGTGGTGGGGGCCGGGGGGCCTGAGGACACGAGGGCACGGAGGCTCAGGCCCGGGGGTCCCAAGCGCAGCAGAGGAGCTGGCTGGGGCGGGACCCGGGATGCAAAGACAAGGACACCGCCCTCAACAAAGGTGCTCCCACCAGAAGCTCCAGTCGTCGGAGGTGGGCACACGGGGCGGCCACGCACTCCTGCCAGGCACGCCTGACTGCTATGCCCACCGCAGTGAAAGCTGCCCTTGGGACACTGAGGCGCCGCCACCCCCAGCCAGCAGCCTGAGGACAGGGGGACCCACAGGGGCAGTGCAGGGCACCAGCGGGCCGATCACCACCGCACGCGGCCTGGGGCATCGAGCGCTTCAACACCTGCACCCTGGGGCCGCCACAAAGGGACAGACAGAAAGCACGCCCGGCCCAGAGAGAAGCTCACACACGAGGCAAGGGCACGGAGGTCATCACGCGAGGGAGGGGCTGCCCGGCTCAGGACAGGGCGAGGGCCCCGCCCGCGCCCACCTCGATGCCGCTCTGGCGCGCCAGCTTCACGGCTGTGTTGTAGTAGCCGCAGCGCAGCAGGTGCTCCACCATCATGCGGTCCATGCGCTTCCTCTTCCACACGCTGGCCGCCGCCGGCTGGTCGCTGCTGTGCTCCTTGAGATGCTCGATCCGGCGCTTGCACAGCTTGGCGCTCTCATCCTCCGCCTGGATGGATTCCACCGCCTGTGCCAGTCACAAGAGCTCAGGGTCTCCGGCTGCCACCAGCCGCCTGGACTGCCCACCGGACCCCCACCTGGACCACCCACCTAGACCGCCCACCAGGACCACAATGGCTAGGCAGCAGGGAGGCCAGAGCGGGCAACAGGCCCCTGGGCTGcacgggaggggaggggaggggaggggaggggaggggaggggaggggaggggaggggaggggaggggaggagctaCTGTCTCCAAGGGATGGCAGGGTCTGTCCTTCCCCGCAGGGACGTTACTTTCTGTCTCAGGTACTCCAGCTGCACTGCCCGAGACAGAGAACTTCGCCTTTGTCCAGCCTCGCAGTTAGTGAACCCACTTGCCATTATAGCCTGAGTTCTTATCTTTTATGATGCCTTCTCTATTAGCACTTTCTCTAAGTACTTTCTCTATTCAGTCCTCTCCGAACTGAAGGCTGTTC from Ovis canadensis isolate MfBH-ARS-UI-01 breed Bighorn chromosome 6, ARS-UI_OviCan_v2, whole genome shotgun sequence encodes the following:
- the MAEA gene encoding E3 ubiquitin-protein transferase MAEA isoform X4 yields the protein MAVQESAAQLSMTLKVQEYPTLKVPYETLNKRFRAAQKSIDRETSHVSAAVAELERTLGGCPAVDSVVSLLDGVVEKLSVLKRKAVESIQAEDESAKLCKRRIEHLKEHSSDQPAAASVWKRKRMDRMMVEHLLRCGYYNTAVKLARQSGIEDLVNIEMFLTAKEVEESLERRETATCLAWCHDNKSRLRKMKSCLEFSLRIQEFIELIRQNKRLDAVRHARKHFSQAEGSQLDEVRQVMGMLAFPPDTHISPYKDLLDPARWRMLIQQFRYDNYRLHQLGNNSVFTLTLQAGLSAIKTPQCYKEDGSSRSPDCPVCSRSLNKLAQPLPMAHCANSRLVCKISGDVMNENNPPMMLPNGYVYGYNDDKVVCPRTKEVFHFSQAEKVYIM
- the MAEA gene encoding E3 ubiquitin-protein transferase MAEA isoform X5 is translated as MAVQESAAQLSMTLKVQEYPTLKVPYETLNKRFRAAQKSIDRETSHVSAAVAELERTLGGCPAVDSVVSLLDGVVEKLSVLKRKAVESIQAEDESAKLCKRRIEHLKEHSSDQPAAASVWKRKRMDRMMVEHLLRCGYYNTAVKLARQSGIETREEALQPGRGEPAGRGPPGHGHAGLPAGHAHLPLQGPAGPGAVADADPAVPVRQLPAAPAGKQLRVHPHPAGRPLRHKDACYKEDGSSRSPDCPVCSRSLNKLAQPLPMAHCANSRLVCKISGDVMNENNPPMMLPNGYVYGYNSLLSIRQDDKVVCPRTKEVFHFSQAEKVYIM
- the MAEA gene encoding E3 ubiquitin-protein transferase MAEA isoform X2, which codes for MAVQESAAQLSMTLKVQEYPTLKVPYETLNKRFRAAQKSIDRETSHVSAAVAELERTLGGCPAVDSVVSLLDGVVEKLSVLKRKAVESIQAEDESAKLCKRRIEHLKEHSSDQPAAASVWKRKRMDRMMVEHLLRCGYYNTAVKLARQSGIEDLVNIEMFLTAKEVEESLERRETATCLAWCHDNKSRLRKMKGRQSEHDAKTGRKSRVASGSPKESEDLGMESIKGKPELSCLEFSLRIQEFIELIRQNKRLDAVRHARKHFSQAEGSQLDEVRQVMGMLAFPPDTHISPYKDLLDPARWRMLIQQFRYDNYRLHQLGNNSVFTLTLQAGLSAIKTPQCYKEDGSSRSPDCPVCSRSLNKLAQPLPMAHCANSRLVCKISGDVMNENNPPMMLPNGYVYGYNDDKVVCPRTKEVFHFSQAEKVYIM
- the MAEA gene encoding E3 ubiquitin-protein transferase MAEA isoform X1, with protein sequence MAVQESAAQLSMTLKVQEYPTLKVPYETLNKRFRAAQKSIDRETSHVSAAVAELERTLGGCPAVDSVVSLLDGVVEKLSVLKRKAVESIQAEDESAKLCKRRIEHLKEHSSDQPAAASVWKRKRMDRMMVEHLLRCGYYNTAVKLARQSGIEDLVNIEMFLTAKEVEESLERRETATCLAWCHDNKSRLRKMKGRQSEHDAKTGRKSRVASGSPKESEDLGMESIKGKPELSCLEFSLRIQEFIELIRQNKRLDAVRHARKHFSQAEGSQLDEVRQVMGMLAFPPDTHISPYKDLLDPARWRMLIQQFRYDNYRLHQLGNNSVFTLTLQAGLSAIKTPQCYKEDGSSRSPDCPVCSRSLNKLAQPLPMAHCANSRLVCKISGDVMNENNPPMMLPNGYVYGYNSLLSIRQDDKVVCPRTKEVFHFSQAEKVYIM
- the MAEA gene encoding E3 ubiquitin-protein transferase MAEA isoform X3; this encodes MAVQESAAQLSMTLKVQEYPTLKVPYETLNKRFRAAQKSIDRETSHVSAAVAELERTLGGCPAVDSVVSLLDGVVEKLSVLKRKAVESIQAEDESAKLCKRRIEHLKEHSSDQPAAASVWKRKRMDRMMVEHLLRCGYYNTAVKLARQSGIEDLVNIEMFLTAKEVEESLERRETATCLAWCHDNKSRLRKMKSCLEFSLRIQEFIELIRQNKRLDAVRHARKHFSQAEGSQLDEVRQVMGMLAFPPDTHISPYKDLLDPARWRMLIQQFRYDNYRLHQLGNNSVFTLTLQAGLSAIKTPQCYKEDGSSRSPDCPVCSRSLNKLAQPLPMAHCANSRLVCKISGDVMNENNPPMMLPNGYVYGYNSLLSIRQDDKVVCPRTKEVFHFSQAEKVYIM